Proteins encoded by one window of Channa argus isolate prfri chromosome 1, Channa argus male v1.0, whole genome shotgun sequence:
- the LOC137099364 gene encoding N-lysine methyltransferase KMT5A-A-like isoform X3, whose amino-acid sequence MHHDCSSVKTACFFWTKQDKITTAVIQDNKEIAIMSKRNSRLQPAEDAKSYIQSSRDKPGFIERYIDTNKGRGVFASQPVDPGAFVLEYRGQLISVEECQSRHYTEIESTFLFEFEWQNHHWCIDASKEDGSLGRLVNDNGKSPNCIMKKIIVDGKPHLCLFAVRKIEIGEEIDYNYGDSKWPWRKKVKNKKAPAVVIGTSPIHHPSHKDSKTDDASSKVENKQTPALAVETDTSPIDHPTSEDSNKDDPSTQVIK is encoded by the exons ATGCACCATGACTGCAGCTCGGTGAAGACCGCATGCTTCTTTTGGACTAAACAGGACAAAATCACTACGGCAGTAATacaagacaataaagaaat aGCCATAATGAGTAAACGGAACTCAAGACTACAGCCTGCTGAGGATGCAAAGTCTTACATTCAATCTTCAAGGGACAAGCCTGGGTTTATAGAAAGATATATTGACACTAACAAAG GAAGAGGAGTGTTCGCTAGCCAGCCCGTCGACCCAGGTGCTTTTGTCTTGGAGTACAGGGGTCAACTTATATCAGTGGAAGAATGCCAGTCAAGACACTACACAGAGATAGAgagtacatttctgtttgaattTGAGTGGCAAAATCATCACTGGTG TATTGATGCATCCAAGGAAGATGGCTCTCTTGGAAGATTAGTAAATGACAATGGCAAATCTCCAAACTGcatcatgaaaaaaatcatagtaGATGGCAAGCCACATTTGTGCCTCTTTGCAGTTAGGAAAATAGAGATAGGAGAGGAAATTGATTACAACTATGGTGATTCAAAATGGCCATGGCGTAAAAAG GTGAAAAACAAGAAGGCCCCTGCTGTGGTAATTGGGACTTCCCCTATACACCATCCTTCCCATAAAGATTCAAAAACAGATGATGCCAGTTCAAAG gtggaaaacaagcagactcctgCTTTGGCAGTGGAGACCGATACATCCCCTATAGATCATCCTACGAgtgaggattcaaacaaagatgatcccagcacacaggtaataaagtaa
- the LOC137099364 gene encoding N-lysine methyltransferase KMT5A-A-like isoform X1, producing the protein MHHDCSSVKTACFFWTKQDKITTAVIQDNKEIAIMSKRNSRLQPAEDAKSYIQSSRDKPGFIERYIDTNKGRGVFASQPVDPGAFVLEYRGQLISVEECQSRHYTEIESTFLFEFEWQNHHWCIDASKEDGSLGRLVNDNGKSPNCIMKKIIVDGKPHLCLFAVRKIEIGEEIDYNYGDSKWPWRKKVKNKKAPAVVIGTSPIHHPSHKDSKTDDASSKVENKQTPTLAVETDTSPIDHPTCEDSNKDDPSTQVYKAMHTLSHILSLFTCTLCNSHMKIGTCSLLFQKSFLMDKSKPDKSS; encoded by the exons ATGCACCATGACTGCAGCTCGGTGAAGACCGCATGCTTCTTTTGGACTAAACAGGACAAAATCACTACGGCAGTAATacaagacaataaagaaat aGCCATAATGAGTAAACGGAACTCAAGACTACAGCCTGCTGAGGATGCAAAGTCTTACATTCAATCTTCAAGGGACAAGCCTGGGTTTATAGAAAGATATATTGACACTAACAAAG GAAGAGGAGTGTTCGCTAGCCAGCCCGTCGACCCAGGTGCTTTTGTCTTGGAGTACAGGGGTCAACTTATATCAGTGGAAGAATGCCAGTCAAGACACTACACAGAGATAGAgagtacatttctgtttgaattTGAGTGGCAAAATCATCACTGGTG TATTGATGCATCCAAGGAAGATGGCTCTCTTGGAAGATTAGTAAATGACAATGGCAAATCTCCAAACTGcatcatgaaaaaaatcatagtaGATGGCAAGCCACATTTGTGCCTCTTTGCAGTTAGGAAAATAGAGATAGGAGAGGAAATTGATTACAACTATGGTGATTCAAAATGGCCATGGCGTAAAAAG GTGAAAAACAAGAAGGCCCCTGCTGTGGTAATTGGGACTTCCCCTATACACCATCCTTCCCATAAAGATTCAAAAACAGATGATGCCAGTTCAAAG gtggaaaacaagcagactcctactttggcagttgagaccgatacatcccctatagatcatcctacgtgtgaggattcaaacaaagatgatcccagcacacaggtatataaagcaatgcacacacttagtcacatactttctttgttcacctgtactttgtgtaattctcatatgaagatagggacttgttcactgctcttccaaaaaagctttttgatggataagagtaaacctgacaaatcttcctag
- the LOC137099364 gene encoding histone-lysine N-methyltransferase set-1-like isoform X2, which yields MSKRNSRLQPAEDAKSYIQSSRDKPGFIERYIDTNKGRGVFASQPVDPGAFVLEYRGQLISVEECQSRHYTEIESTFLFEFEWQNHHWCIDASKEDGSLGRLVNDNGKSPNCIMKKIIVDGKPHLCLFAVRKIEIGEEIDYNYGDSKWPWRKKVKNKKAPAVVIGTSPIHHPSHKDSKTDDASSKVENKQTPTLAVETDTSPIDHPTCEDSNKDDPSTQVYKAMHTLSHILSLFTCTLCNSHMKIGTCSLLFQKSFLMDKSKPDKSS from the exons ATGAGTAAACGGAACTCAAGACTACAGCCTGCTGAGGATGCAAAGTCTTACATTCAATCTTCAAGGGACAAGCCTGGGTTTATAGAAAGATATATTGACACTAACAAAG GAAGAGGAGTGTTCGCTAGCCAGCCCGTCGACCCAGGTGCTTTTGTCTTGGAGTACAGGGGTCAACTTATATCAGTGGAAGAATGCCAGTCAAGACACTACACAGAGATAGAgagtacatttctgtttgaattTGAGTGGCAAAATCATCACTGGTG TATTGATGCATCCAAGGAAGATGGCTCTCTTGGAAGATTAGTAAATGACAATGGCAAATCTCCAAACTGcatcatgaaaaaaatcatagtaGATGGCAAGCCACATTTGTGCCTCTTTGCAGTTAGGAAAATAGAGATAGGAGAGGAAATTGATTACAACTATGGTGATTCAAAATGGCCATGGCGTAAAAAG GTGAAAAACAAGAAGGCCCCTGCTGTGGTAATTGGGACTTCCCCTATACACCATCCTTCCCATAAAGATTCAAAAACAGATGATGCCAGTTCAAAG gtggaaaacaagcagactcctactttggcagttgagaccgatacatcccctatagatcatcctacgtgtgaggattcaaacaaagatgatcccagcacacaggtatataaagcaatgcacacacttagtcacatactttctttgttcacctgtactttgtgtaattctcatatgaagatagggacttgttcactgctcttccaaaaaagctttttgatggataagagtaaacctgacaaatcttcctag
- the LOC137099383 gene encoding uncharacterized protein has translation MNRIPHFSDALYDSSDDSTECPSSSQSKKAFQRPRRRCCHPIEDSLIQSDEASGESEEEYIPNPREESTDSDGSLELSLEKKRENNIGSTSQRRSKSSSQTQSESSQSRNIVVASCDSTQRFPEGTADANEDETALLEEPSVFVNPVLKKEDGSRRYNKKHQCLYCGQVVQKMSRHLMRKHKNMIDVAKAFSLPKNSKERRLQLDYIRNKGNFEHNTEVLESHKGKLIPWKQPKKRKEGQEYTHCVYCYGLFTKTVMWRHFKVCRFKPQGKPSKPGKTRVQALCAFAEPVPPGLSEAYWKFLSDMNQDKIAVAVKEDNCILQYGYRLFMKNEKVISQHQYIRQKLRELGRLLLEAKKIALVKTIKDLIKPEKYNHVVTAARCLAGFSDETGRYQRPSLARKVGHSLHSLAMFLKSEGLKNKDKQTVKDAEDFAQLYQESWKFDIASQALTQLDQTKWNSPQLLPFTQDVQNLHCYLSGKQRKQLNALKEEPSPSNWKDLARVTLAQVILFNRRRAGEVSRMPLSVYLSRDTSETHEDVNLALTALEQKLCKHFIRITIVGKRGRKVPVLLTPDMRESLDTLTEKREECGVFNENGYLFALPQSVHYLRGSDCIRQFVNECDDIKTPKALTSTKLRKHIATLSTVLNLKTTELDQLADFLGHNIEVHRKHYRLPEGTLQLAKISKVLLAMEQGRLGEYKGKSLDEIHLDVNETVDMEECSQEEIEDYGIPEEQGTKHVDSVASHQEDTSMALVSENEVSVTSLQECTSSSSGQNQRKLAKRRGNQTAVKRSWTPEECAAVEKHLRKCIVMKQVPGKVDCERCIAAEPQALGNRDWKAVKYFIKNRITTMRRKVQ, from the exons ATGAATAGAATACCACATTTTTCTGATGCACTCTATGATTCAAGTGATGACAGCACAGAGTGTCCTTCATCATCACAATCTAAAAAGGCTTTCCAAAGGCCAAGAAGAAGGTGTTGCCATCCT attgAAGATAGTCTTATACAATCAGATGAAGCAAGTGGAGAAAGCGAAGAGGAGTATATTCCAAATCCCAGGGAAGAAAGCACAGACAGTGATGGTAGCTTGGAATTATCccttgaaaaaaagagagagaacaacatTGGATCTACTAGTCAGAGAAGAAGCAAGTCTTCTAGTCAGACCCAGTCTGAGTCTAGTCAGAGCAGAAACATAGTTGTTGCAAGTTGTGATTCCACACAAAGATTTCCTGAAGGCACAGCTGATGCAAATGAGGATGAAACTGCACTCCTTGAAGAGccatctgtttttgttaatcCAGTTTTGAAAAAGGAGGATGGGTCAAGgagatataataaaaaacatcagtgctTGTACTGTGGACAAGTAGTTCAGAAAATGTCAAGACATTTGATgcgtaaacacaaaaatatgattGATGTTGCCAAAGCTTTTAGTTTGCCAAAGAACTCAAAAGAAAGGCGACTGCAATTAGATTATATCCGAAATAAGGGGAACTTTGAGCACAACACTGAAGTTTTGGAGAGCCACAAAGGCAAACTCATCCCATGGAAacaaccaaagaaaagaaaagaaggacagGAATATACACATTGTGTGTACTGCTATGGATTGTTCACAAAAACAGTGATGTGGCGACATTTCAAGGTCTGCAGGTTCAAGCCTCAGGGGAAGCCATCTAAACCAGGAAAAACAAGAGTCCAGGCATTGTGTGCTTTTGCTGAACCTGTTCCACCTGGATTAAGTGAAGCATACTGGAAGTTCTTAAGTGATATGAATCAAGACAAGATTGCAGTAGCAGTTAAAGAAGACAACTGCATTCTACAGTATGGTTACAGGCTGTTTATGAAGAATGAGAAGGTAATCAGCCAACATCAGTACATTCGACAAAAGCTGAGAGAGCTTGGTAGACTGCTATTGGAAGCAAAAAAGATTGCACTTGTGAAGACTATCAAAGATCTCATAAAACCTGAAAAGTACAATCATGTTGTCACTGCTGCAAGATGCCTGGCTGGATTTAGTGATGAAACTGGCAGATATCAACGTCCATCTCTTGCTCGCAAAGTGGGACACAGCTTGCATTCTTTGGCCATGTTTCTCAAGTCTGAAGGATTAAAGAACAAAGATAAACAAACTGTCAAGGATGCTGAGGATTTTGCACAGCTATACCAAGAGAGTTGGAAATTTGACATTGCAAGCCAAGCACTAACCCAGCTTGACCAGACCAAGTGGAATTCTCCTCAACTTCTACCATTCACACAGGATGTCCAGAATCTTCATTGCTACTTGTCTGGAAAACAGCGGAAACAATTGAATGCCCTGAAAGAAGAGCCTTCACCCTCAAACTGGAAAGACCTTGCTAGAGTGACACTGGCACAAGTTATTCTCTTTAACCGCCGGAGAGCAGGAGAGGTATCCAGAATGCCTTTGTCAGTGTACTTATCAAGAGACacatcagaaacacatgaaGATGTTAACTTGGCCCTTACAGCACTCGAGCAGAagctttgcaaacattttattcgGATAACCATAGtaggaaagagaggaaggaaagttCCTGTTCTCCTCACTCCAGACATGAGAGAATCACTTGATACTCTGACTGAAAAGCGAGAAGAATGTGGAGTGTTTAATGAAAATGGATACTTGTTTGCATTACCACAATCTGTCCATTACCTCAGGGGTTCAGACTGCATTAGACAatttgtgaatgaatgtgatGACATAAAAACTCCCAAAGCACTAACCTCAACAAAACTCAGGAAACACATTGCTACCCTATCCACCGTTCTCAATCTCAAGACTACAGAACTTGACCAGTTGGCAGATTTTCTTGGGCATAACATTGAAGTACACAGAAAGCACTACCGTCTTCCAGAGGGCACCCTACAGCTAGCAAAAATAAGTAAAGTTCTCCTGGCAATGGAACAGGGACGGCTAGGAGAGTACAAAGGGAAGAGTCTGGATGAAATTCACCTTGATGTGAATG aaactgttGACATGGAGGAGTGTTCACAAGAGGAAATAGAAG ATTACGGTATTCCAGAAGAACAGGGGACCAAACATGTGGACAGTGTGGCATCCCATCAAGAAG ATACCAGTATGGCACTGGTTTCAGAGAATGAGGTCAGTGTGACATCCCTACAAGAATGTACCTCCTCATCAAGTGGCCAAAACCAGAGGAAGTTGGCTAAAAGGAGAG GTAATcaaactgcagtgaaaagaaGCTGGACACCAGAGGAATGTGCTGCAGTAGAAAAGCATTTACGAAAATGTATAGTGATGAAACAAGTTCCAGGTAAGGTGGACTGTGAACGTTGCATTGCTGCAGAACCTCAAGCTCTGGGAAACCGAGACTGGAAAGCAGTTAAATACTTCATAAAAAATCGAATTACTACCATGAGAAGAAAGGTACAGTAG